The Paenibacillus polymyxa M1 DNA segment TAACGCTGACCGGATCGATCAATGCCAATAGGCGCAATAACTGGCATATAGTCCATATCCAGCACACCGGTAATAATCGAAGCTTGAACATGTGTTACCTCTCCAACCCAGCCGACCTCTGCGGCATTCGTCACAGGCTTCGCTTCAATTAAATAGCCATCACTGCCTGACAAACCCAGCGCTCGCCCTCCGTGCATCCCTATTCTGCGAACAATCTGCTTGTTAATGCTGCCTGCCAGCACCATTTCCACGACATCCAGCACGGGTTCAGTCGTTTTACGCAATCCATGAATGAACTCCGTTTCGATTCCCAGCTTCGCCAAATTGTCAGAGATCGCAGGCCCACCGCCATGTACAATGACTGGTTGAAGGCCTTCCGACTGCAGACGGGCCAAGTCGTCAAAAAAGGAATCAGGCAACGCAGCCAGCGTACTTCCTCCGCATTTCATCACAAAATTACGACGTGCCACTCCCGCATGTTTCGCTTGATCCGCGTGTCCCACTGCCGATTGCATATCATCTCTCCTTTTCTCCTCTGCACAATTTTGTGCGATTTTCAAATGATGCCGAAGCTATATTCGCTCGCTTCTTCTATTAACTATTAAATATCCATCCGTAATTAAATCGGGTATCTATGTCCGATAAGCCGCATTAATCCGCACATAATCATAGGTTAGGTCACAGCCCCATGCTGTAGCGGTCCCATTCCCGTGATGCAAATCAACAATAATTTGCACCGTATCTCCACGTAAATAGGAAAGCGCCTCGGCTTCATCAAAAGCTACTGGACTTGATTGGCTTAGCACGATAATATCCCCCAGGCGAATGTCTACCGTATCCGGATTCACCGGTTCTCCGGCACGTCCGACGGCTGCAATAATCCGTCCCCAGTTGGCGTCTGCGCCAAAAACGGCTGACTTCACCAGACTGGACCCGATCACAGTCTTGGCTATCGCCTGGGCAGATGCATCGCTTATCGCTCCGCTTACAGACACCTCTACCAGCTTCGTAGCACCTTCTCCATCACGGGCAATCGCCTTCGCCAGCTCACGGCAGATATAAGTGAATGCCTCGGCAAAAGCCTCCCAATCGGGATGGTCTGTGTGCAACTCGCTGTTGCCTGCCAGCCCGCTCGCCATAGCGATCAGCATATCGTTCGTGCTTGTATCCCCATCGACTGTGATCATATTAAAGCTGGTATCCGTGGCCTGCTTTAATAGTTGATGAAGGGCCGTCTGTCCGATGACTGCATCACAAGTTATGAAAGCGAGCATGGTTGCCATATTCGGATGAATCATACCCGATCCCTTTGCTGCCCCGGCGATGTGCACAGTCACACCATCCACTTCAACTGACACGCACGCTTCCTTTTTAACCAAATCCGTTGTCAGAATGGCTTGGCTAAATTGCTCCGCCCCATCGCTTGCCTCGCTCATCCGCTCAGGTAGTGACGATATACCGCCAAGCACACGATCCATTTTCAGATGCTCGCCAATTACACCAGTCGAGGCAACGGCTACATCGCTCTCCGCCACACCCAGCTGATGAGCAGCGGCCGAACGCATAGCGTAAGCATCCTGCTCCCCTTGCTGTCCCGTACAGGCATTGGCGTTCCCGCTGTTCACTACTATCGCCTGCAATCGACCGTCTGTCAGGCTCTCGCGAGTCACCTTCAGCGGTGCAGCCTGAAACACATTGGTGGTATACACCGCAGCAGCTGTCGCCTCTACCTCACAGCGAATCGCGCCGATATCGTTGCGATTCGTATTTTTTAATCCACAGTGCAATCCCCCAGCTGTAAAGCCACGGGGAGTTACGATGTTGCCCTCATGTACTACTGTAAAGCCTACTTTGCCCATAATTATGTGCCCTCGTTCGCAACATATAGGAGGCATGACAGCTGGACGCTTGCGTTCTCCAACTCGCTGTCGTCCCCGTAGCCTGTTGCGTTTACGTGCTACTTACGGATATACCGGTATGAAGCCCAGTCCGAGGTTCTCCTCCCATCCCATCATCAAATTTAAATTCTGAATCGCCTGTCCGGCGGCACCCTTCACAACATTATCAATGACAGAAATAATGGTAAGACGCCCGGTACGAGCATCTGCTGCAAAACCGATGTCGCAGTAGTTTGAACCAAATACTTCTTTCGTTGCCGGCCATATACCTTCGCCACGTACACGGACAAAAGGATGACCTTTATAATAATCCCGGTATAACCCGATGAGATCCTGATCCGTATGATCACCTTTCAACGTGACATAGATTGTACTCATAATTCCTCGCGTCATAGGCACAAGCTGTGTCGTAAACGTAATCGTAACATCCTCGCCCGCAACATCACCCAGTACCTGCTCGATCTCTGGGATATGCTGGTGCTTATTGACCTTATAAGCCTTAAAGTTTTCATTCATCTCCGCATAATGCGAAACAAGACTTGTTCCCCGACCGGAGCCAGATACCCCGGATTTGGCATCCACAATCAGTGACCGATGGTCGATCCACCCCGCCTCCAAGGCAGGAATAATTCCTAATAGTGTTGCCGTTGGATAGCAGCCTGGATTCGAAATGAAAGAAACTCCAGCAAGCTTTTCTGCATACACCTCGCTGAGTCCGTATACTGCTTGCTTGAGATACTCAGGTGAAGCCGCAGGCTTTTTATACCAAGCTTCATACACTTCCCCGCTTCGGAGCCTAAAGTCCCCGGAAAGGTCAATCACCTTCAGTCCGGCATCCAGAAGCTGTGGCACTAACTGGGTACTAACGCCTGATGGCGTAGCTGTGAAAACCAGATCAGCCTTGGCAGCAATTTCATGGATATCGACACCGTCCAAATCCTGCATTACAATATCCGTCAGATGTGGAAACCCATCACTAATCGGGACACCCGCGCTGGACGAAGAAATAACAGATACAATCTCCACCTGCGGATGATGAACCAAAAATCGAATCAGCTCCACCCCACCATATCCAGTGGAACCGACAATTGCCACTTTTAGCTTACTGCTCACAGACCTTCCTCCATTCCGTCCCTATGAAATATGTATTATTATACGACTCTATTCATATAAATACAACACCTCATGTCATGTTATTCTTCCAAATTTAAAATATGCATTCTTGCCCATTCTTTTGACCGACAAGCTGTACAGGCTATTAACTGAGGAAACCAAAAAAGACAGCCCCCCTTGTGAATCCAGTCTGCTATTTTGCATAAAAAAAAACATCGTTCCTTTTATATATTATCTTGTATATTGGTATTCATCCGGATTATCCATTTGCTGCACTTATGTATTCGTTGAACATTGAATAGGGTAAAAAGAGTGAGTATGTACAAAAATAAACCTATACGTTAGGAGTGTTACACATCGAAACCTATACAGCGAATATAGTGATAGATGCTAAAGCCAAATTAGGCGAGGGTCCTAGTTGGGATCACCAGTCTCAACGTTTATTTTGGGTCGATATTGAAGGCTTTCAATTGCACATCTACGATCCATCTACAGGCACAGATCGTACCATAGATGTAGGCGAACATATTAGTGCAGTTGTACCTTATCTTAAAAATAAAGTAATCGTAGCCATGATCAGCGGTCTATACTGTTTGGATATAGAGACAGGGACCAAAGTATTGATCCACGATCCTGAGGAAGGTCGGCCAGGAAATCGATTTAATGATGGTAAATGCGATCCTGCAGGACGGTTTTTGGCTGGAACAATGAGTTTAAATGGCGAACGCGCGCAAGGAGCATTGTATAGTCTGAGCACAAAAGGAAATGTCTCCTTACTGATTGATAATGCTTCCACATCTAATGGCTTAGCCTGGAGCTCAGATTACCGTACCATGTATTATATTGATACTCCGACCTTAGAAGTGGTCTCCTTCGATTACGATGTGACACAAGGTACTATTAGGAATAAGCAATTGGTAGCTAGATTGGATGAAAGTGAAGGATATCCCGATGGCATGACCATCGATGCAGAGGGCATGTTGTGGATCGCGCGTTGGGGCGGTAAACGTGTATCTCGTATCCATCCTGTTCAGGGAGAAGTGATTGCTGAGGTGTTACTTCCAGTCAATCGTGTGACTTCGTGCGCTTTTGGTGGTGAACATCTGGATGAGTTGTATATCACAACTGCTCAAGATGACGATAATACCAGCCAACCACTAGCAGGTGGTTTATTTATGGTCAAAACCGGGGTAAAAGGAGTACCCACCTCATATTTTAATCAAGGACAACCGGCAAATTGGCTTGATCTATTACTAAAAAGGAATTGATAAAGCGGTTCTGAAAAGAGAAGAGCCCACTACATCAGTGAGCTCTTCTATATTGATTCAGTTAAGAGCAAGCGTTCAGAAGGTCACATTAAGTTAGCCTTCCCTTTTGAACCCTTCACCCAATACTTCACGTGTGTTACTAATAATCACAAAAGCTTCCGGGTCTACCAAGCGGACGAGCGTTTTGAGGCGGGTTACCTCATTTTGCCCGACTACAACCATAAGTACAGGACGTTCTTCGTTCGTGTAACCCCCCCGTCCTGCAAGCTCTGTCAAACCCCGATCCAAATCCTGTAAAATCGTTTGCGTAATTTTTTCCTTTTGATTAGATATGATATAAGCTACTTTGGAGTAGCCCAGCCCCATTTCTACAGCATCAATGACTTTGCCGGTTACAAACAAGCCAATCAATGCATACAGGGCCCGCTCCGGCGATAGGGCGAAACCAGCTAGCGTGATTACCGTGCCATCCATGAGCATGACACAAAGAGAAAGGCTAAAACCGGTATACTTTTGAATAATCTGCGCCAAAATAGCCAGTCCACCCGTCGAGCCTCTGCCCCGAAACACAGTGCCCAAACCCAATCCTACTCCGATTCCACCATACAGCGAAGCCAGCAACGGATTGGTTGTCGGTACTGCCCAATCCTTCGTCACATAAACGAATAGTGGCAGCATGATGCTTCCCAGCAGGGAACGCAAGCCATACTTTTTTCCTAACAGCAGTACTCCTGCTATAAATAACGGAATATTCATTCCCCACTGCGTATAGGCCGGTTCCAGGCCAAACAGGTCCTCACCCAAGATAGACAAGCCAGATACACCCCCGGATGCAATCCGGTTGGGCAGCAAGAACATGTTAAAGGTCAGCGCTGTAATAAAGGAGCCGAGTATAATCAGCAGGACATCGGTCACGTTACGCGCTGGTCCACTGGCGGCAATCAGAGGCTTACGCCTTCTTCGGCGGGCAGCGGGAGGATTCAATTGAGACATCATTCATGTTCTCCTTTAATAAAAAATACCGTCACACAAAAATTCCTACAGGCCGCAGGCACATGGACTGCGGTTCTGTAGGAAAACGTACAGGCAATTATTCTGCGTCCAGCTTAATTTGGCTGCGCAGGTAACCATCGATGAACGGATCGAGATCGCCATCCATAACAGCCCCTACATTGCCAGTTTCCACACTGGTACGATGATCCTTAACCATGCTGTATGGATGGAACACGTAGGAGCGAATTTGGCTACCCCATGCAATGTCGGACTGTTCACCACGGATTTCGTCCAATTGCTGCTGTTGTTCTTCAATCTTGCGCTCGTAGAGCTTGGAACGAAGCATAGTCATCGCACGTTCACGGTTTTTGATCTGGGAACGTTCATTTTGACAAGTCACGACAATACCAGTAGGCAAATGCGTAATCCGAACAGCTGAGTCGGTCGTATTAATATGCTGACCACCTGCACCGCTGGCCCGGTACGTATCAATTTTAAGATCTTCCGTGCGGATTTCAATATCCACATCATCCGCAATTTCCGGTACCACATCACAAGACACGAACGATGTATGTCGACGACCAGAGGAATCAAATGGAGAAATGCGAACAAGCCGATGTACGCCTTTCTCCGCCTTGAGATAACCGTAGGCATTGTAGCCTTTGATCAACAGGGTTACGCTCTTAATTCCCGCTTCATCACCTGCCAGATAATCCAGGGTCTCCACCTTGAAGCCTCGTTTTTCTCCCCAGCGTGTATACATACGCAGCAGCATTTGACCCCAGTCCTGGGACTCGGTACCGCCTGCCCCCGGGTGCAGCTCCAGAATAGCATTAAGTTTGTCATAGGGCTGATTTAAAAGCAATTGCAGCTCAAATTCCTCCAGCTTGCTCAGCAGGGATTTGATACTGTTTTCAACTTCTCCAACCAGCGCTTCATCGCCTTCCTCTTCAGCCAGTTCAACCATCATACCTGCGTCTTCATATTCCTGACGCAACTGTTCATAGCTGTCCACAGAAGACTTCACAGCATTCATTTCAGCAATTACGCCTTGGGCCTTTTCGTTATCGTCCCAAAAATCAGGCGCTGCCATCTTTTCCTCAAAGTTCGCGATCATTTCCTGTTTGAGATCTAAGTCAAAGAGACCCCCTAAGGTTTGTTAGTTTCTTGCCTATTTCTCGTAAATCATGTTTTACACTTGGATCAATCATGATGTCATTCTCCTTTTAATATAGGGTTAGGGGGAATAAAAGCGTTGTGAGTTACGGCTGGTGGGTAGGCGCTGCGCGAATGATTTGATCTTACGATCGCTGTTGCAGCGAGATGCCCTGATTAAAATAACACATTCAAAGGTTGGCATCTCACTGCAAAGGCGAACGCTGGCGCTTCTCCAGATTCAAATCCTCCGCTTCGCTCCCAACCGCCGTAAAGTCAAACCACTTTTAAATAACAGGCTCTGGTATGTGAGCCAGATCAACTGCGGAATTGACTGACAAGCAAGCAGGGAACTGCTTACTTGTCATAATTGTTTTAAAAGTACTAGGAGAGCACAGTCATCGCCATATTCAACCTGACCATAACCTGACCATCTCACAGAAGAGCTATATTGAATACATCAGCATCGTCCCCTGATGGCACAAAATGGCCGACGGTCAGTGGTTGAACTGCCGCCTGCCATTATATGCATTGCAGGGGATAGTGTATATCAAGATCTATCCCTTAATTTCAATCCGTTATTTTCTACGCGGACGCGAAGGAGCGGATTTCTTTTTAGGAGCCGCAGGTTCGCCACTCGTAGAGATTTTATCTTCATCAACGACAGCCTGACGCTCTTGGTTGGATTCGATTTGTGCTTTCATGATGTATGTCGCAACTTCCTCTTGGATGCTGGCGATCATAGCATGGAACATTTCGAAACCTTCAAATTGGTATTCACGCAATGGATCAGTACCACCATAAGCACGCAAGTGAATACCTTGACGCAATTGATCCATAGCATCAATATGATCCATCCATTTGCTGTCAACTGCACGCAGTACGATAACCTTCTCGAACTCACGTACCATTTCTTCGCCGATCATCTCTTCACGGCTGTGGTATCTGTTGGTAACTTTCTCGAAGATCATATCGACCATCTCTTCTTTTTCCTTACCCCACAGATCGTCGCGCGAAAGTGTGTTTTCCTCAAGCAGATTGTTGTTCACATACTCTGCTACTTCATCCAGTTCCCAGTTTTCAGGGATATCATCACCACAGTGAGCTTCCACTACACGCTCAATGACAGGCTTGATCATGTCGAACACAATTTCCTTGATGTTCTCTGATTCCAGCACCTCACGGCGTTGTTTGTAAATAATAGCACGTTGCTGATTCATCACGTCATCATATTGGAGAACGACTTTACGCTGATCAAAGTTATTCCCTTCGACACGTTTTTGAGCTGATTCGATAGCACGTGAAATCATACGGCTCTCGATAGGTTGATCTTCCTCAAAGCCCAAGCGCTCCATCATATTCAGTACGTTGTCTGCACCAAAACGCTTCATTAACTCATCGCCCAGCGATAAGTAAAATTGCGTGGAGCCTGGATCGCCCTGACGTCCTGCACGTCCGC contains these protein-coding regions:
- the argB gene encoding acetylglutamate kinase, which codes for MQSAVGHADQAKHAGVARRNFVMKCGGSTLAALPDSFFDDLARLQSEGLQPVIVHGGGPAISDNLAKLGIETEFIHGLRKTTEPVLDVVEMVLAGSINKQIVRRIGMHGGRALGLSGSDGYLIEAKPVTNAAEVGWVGEVTHVQASIITGVLDMDYMPVIAPIGIDRSGQRYNINADTAAGAVASHLGVSRMIVVTDVPGILKKNGVEKKVMESITIQEIEDMISTGEIYGGMIPKVRAAIACIHGKVKEVVIVDGSEPQVLSRVLGGESIGTRIVRMQ
- the argJ gene encoding bifunctional glutamate N-acetyltransferase/amino-acid acetyltransferase ArgJ, translated to MGKVGFTVVHEGNIVTPRGFTAGGLHCGLKNTNRNDIGAIRCEVEATAAAVYTTNVFQAAPLKVTRESLTDGRLQAIVVNSGNANACTGQQGEQDAYAMRSAAAHQLGVAESDVAVASTGVIGEHLKMDRVLGGISSLPERMSEASDGAEQFSQAILTTDLVKKEACVSVEVDGVTVHIAGAAKGSGMIHPNMATMLAFITCDAVIGQTALHQLLKQATDTSFNMITVDGDTSTNDMLIAMASGLAGNSELHTDHPDWEAFAEAFTYICRELAKAIARDGEGATKLVEVSVSGAISDASAQAIAKTVIGSSLVKSAVFGADANWGRIIAAVGRAGEPVNPDTVDIRLGDIIVLSQSSPVAFDEAEALSYLRGDTVQIIVDLHHGNGTATAWGCDLTYDYVRINAAYRT
- the argC gene encoding N-acetyl-gamma-glutamyl-phosphate reductase, which gives rise to MSSKLKVAIVGSTGYGGVELIRFLVHHPQVEIVSVISSSSAGVPISDGFPHLTDIVMQDLDGVDIHEIAAKADLVFTATPSGVSTQLVPQLLDAGLKVIDLSGDFRLRSGEVYEAWYKKPAASPEYLKQAVYGLSEVYAEKLAGVSFISNPGCYPTATLLGIIPALEAGWIDHRSLIVDAKSGVSGSGRGTSLVSHYAEMNENFKAYKVNKHQHIPEIEQVLGDVAGEDVTITFTTQLVPMTRGIMSTIYVTLKGDHTDQDLIGLYRDYYKGHPFVRVRGEGIWPATKEVFGSNYCDIGFAADARTGRLTIISVIDNVVKGAAGQAIQNLNLMMGWEENLGLGFIPVYP
- a CDS encoding SMP-30/gluconolactonase/LRE family protein; translated protein: MIDAKAKLGEGPSWDHQSQRLFWVDIEGFQLHIYDPSTGTDRTIDVGEHISAVVPYLKNKVIVAMISGLYCLDIETGTKVLIHDPEEGRPGNRFNDGKCDPAGRFLAGTMSLNGERAQGALYSLSTKGNVSLLIDNASTSNGLAWSSDYRTMYYIDTPTLEVVSFDYDVTQGTIRNKQLVARLDESEGYPDGMTIDAEGMLWIARWGGKRVSRIHPVQGEVIAEVLLPVNRVTSCAFGGEHLDELYITTAQDDDNTSQPLAGGLFMVKTGVKGVPTSYFNQGQPANWLDLLLKRN
- a CDS encoding YitT family protein; amino-acid sequence: MSQLNPPAARRRRRKPLIAASGPARNVTDVLLIILGSFITALTFNMFLLPNRIASGGVSGLSILGEDLFGLEPAYTQWGMNIPLFIAGVLLLGKKYGLRSLLGSIMLPLFVYVTKDWAVPTTNPLLASLYGGIGVGLGLGTVFRGRGSTGGLAILAQIIQKYTGFSLSLCVMLMDGTVITLAGFALSPERALYALIGLFVTGKVIDAVEMGLGYSKVAYIISNQKEKITQTILQDLDRGLTELAGRGGYTNEERPVLMVVVGQNEVTRLKTLVRLVDPEAFVIISNTREVLGEGFKREG
- the prfB gene encoding peptide chain release factor 2 (programmed frameshift) — encoded protein: MIDPSVKHDLREIGKKLTNLRGSLDLDLKQEMIANFEEKMAAPDFWDDNEKAQGVIAEMNAVKSSVDSYEQLRQEYEDAGMMVELAEEEGDEALVGEVENSIKSLLSKLEEFELQLLLNQPYDKLNAILELHPGAGGTESQDWGQMLLRMYTRWGEKRGFKVETLDYLAGDEAGIKSVTLLIKGYNAYGYLKAEKGVHRLVRISPFDSSGRRHTSFVSCDVVPEIADDVDIEIRTEDLKIDTYRASGAGGQHINTTDSAVRITHLPTGIVVTCQNERSQIKNRERAMTMLRSKLYERKIEEQQQQLDEIRGEQSDIAWGSQIRSYVFHPYSMVKDHRTSVETGNVGAVMDGDLDPFIDGYLRSQIKLDAE